A segment of the Acidobacteriota bacterium genome:
CCGCGGGCGCGCGCCGCGATCTGATCCCGATAACCATTCGTAATATCCCGAACTGATGTCCTCACGATCGGGTGCCTCAAATTTGAAATAGTAAAAGTGGAATTGAAAAAGGCACGAAGGAAGAAGTTCAAGGGTGGGAAGTTAAATTGGGGCTCGCGCGCCCAACCTGCTTTTACCGCTTTTAGGCTTAAAGTTCGTGCCCTTCTCGCTTCACGTTTTACTATTTTCCTTTCTTCCGTCTTCTCCTATTCGCCGTCTTGAGTGAGGCGACGAAGATCGCCACCAGCTCCGACGATTCCCTGCGCAGCCACTCCAGCGAATCATCTTGCAGGCCGATGTCGGCCAGGACTTCAAGCCAGTGCTGGCACTCGTCGGCTTCTTCGCGAACCGTCCCGAGCTTCGCAGTGAATTCATCGCAAGAACGCCCGCACCGCGCTGCGCGATAGTTGGAGGCCACGCCGTCGGCCGCACGCCGGAGCTGGTCGCCGATGTCCTGGTACTCCGCCGACTGCGGCAACCGCCGCCACAGGGCGATCACCTGCAGCGAAAACTGCTTCGTGCGCTGGCGCAGATCCTCTGAACGCATGCCGCCGCTGCTGTGCACGGCGAATGCCAGCCGAAATATCCCGGATGTCGGCATGCGTCGCGACGCAACCGGCCGAATTCTACGGTGTAGACCGCCCGTCGAAGACGCACATTCCGCGTACCAACTTAACTTTCAACTTCCCCCCTTTTTCCTTCGTGCCTTTTGACTTCTTCCGTCAACTGTTTTCCTTTGATCGGGCTCTTTCCCTCCCGATCTCGGTAATCCGCCCGATACCCCCGCGCGCTCCAGGGACCTACATTGGTAGTGTCAATGGAGGCGGTCATGTTGAAGCACACAGGCGGCGAGACGGTGAAGGGCGGGTTCTACTGGAACCAGGCGCAGTGGCACCTGGAGAACGTCGAAGGCAGGCACGGGGTGCTGCCGGGGACCGAAGACACGCGGTATACGCGCGTGCCCACGCTGCTGATGTTCGTGCTCGCGCCGCTGATGGGCGCGCTCTTCGTCGTGTTCCTGCCGTTCATCGGCTTCGCGCTGCTGGTCGGCATGGTGGCGGCCAAGGCCCTCGGGCTGTTCCGGAAGACCCCGGTGGCGGCGCCGAAGCCGCCGGAGGAGCAGAGGAAGGCCGCGTAGGTCAGGTCTCCTGGATGATGCCGCGGCGGATCGCGAAGCGCGTCAGGTCCGTGCGGTTGTGGAGATTGAGCTTCTGCATCACGTGCTCGCGGTGCGTCATCGCGGTCTTGACGCTGATGTCCAGGAGCGAGGCGATCTCCTTGTTGCTCCGCCCCTCCGCGACGAGCTTCAGCACCTGCCGCTCGCGGTCGGTCAGTGACTCGTAGGGATCGTCGGCGGGCTCGGTGCCGCCATCGGGTTCTTTCAGGGCCTCGCGCGCGATCGCGGGATCGAGCACCAGGCCTCCCCGGTGCGCGGCGCGGATGGCCGAGATGAGCTCCGCGCCCGCGGCTTTCTTCAGCACGTAGCCGGCGACGCCCAGCCGCAGGAAGCGGCGCACGTAGTCGGCGTGCTCGTACTGGGTCAGGATCAGAATGCGCGCGCGCGGCGCCTCGCGCTGGATGAGCGGCACCGCCTCCAGGCCGCCCAGTCCGGGCATCGCGATGTCCAGCAGGACGACGTCCGGGGACGTCTCGCGCGCGCGGTCGGTCGCTTCGCGGCCGTCCCCCGCCTCCGCCACCACTTCGATATCGTCGGCGGTCGAGAGCAGCGCGCGCACGCCGTCCCGCACCAGCGCGTGATCGTCGGCAATCAGGACTTTGATCACCTCTCGTCACCTTCCAACCGCGGAAGCCGCAGAACTCGCGGAATCACGGCGTATGTCTGCGTGTTGTGCGCTTTCTGCGGTGGTCATCGGTACTTGTACCAGAATTCTGGTCCCCTGCCCCGCCTGCGATTCGATCGTGCACGACCCGCCGACCAGGAACAGCCGCTCGCGCATGCCGAGCAGGCCGAGCCCCTGTCCCGACTCGCGGGGCTGGTCCATCTCGCCGGGATCGAACCCGACGCCGTCATCTTCGATCTCGATCGTCAGGTGCGAGACGGACAGGTCGCACGCGACCAGCACCGTTTCGGCCTTCGCGTGCCGCTCGATGTTCGACAACGCTTCCTGGACCGCCCGGTAGACGGCGGTGACCACTT
Coding sequences within it:
- a CDS encoding four helix bundle protein — its product is MRSEDLRQRTKQFSLQVIALWRRLPQSAEYQDIGDQLRRAADGVASNYRAARCGRSCDEFTAKLGTVREEADECQHWLEVLADIGLQDDSLEWLRRESSELVAIFVASLKTANRRRRKKGK
- a CDS encoding response regulator transcription factor yields the protein MIKVLIADDHALVRDGVRALLSTADDIEVVAEAGDGREATDRARETSPDVVLLDIAMPGLGGLEAVPLIQREAPRARILILTQYEHADYVRRFLRLGVAGYVLKKAAGAELISAIRAAHRGGLVLDPAIAREALKEPDGGTEPADDPYESLTDRERQVLKLVAEGRSNKEIASLLDISVKTAMTHREHVMQKLNLHNRTDLTRFAIRRGIIQET